In Dermacentor silvarum isolate Dsil-2018 chromosome 2, BIME_Dsil_1.4, whole genome shotgun sequence, the following proteins share a genomic window:
- the LOC125943077 gene encoding uncharacterized protein LOC125943077, with translation MTSLPRTVRNSIIGALFITMAFALSRAQPPELRPDLSPYQNAWKALTAPGRYYLYMRSYADEPFYGPNSKCVFNELISVNDKENYTTNIFGTTDPKDGSVRNRTAYAWARASDGYDTPNVIESSSSLEKDFVLEFVVAFSEYDNCDILRLPHRRDGCELWAKAGEVDKVKSLCFFVFHLLCGPEKHIVYDKNLCEKK, from the exons ATGACATCATTACCGAGAACCGTTAGGAACAGCATAATAGGAGCTCTGTTCATAACGATGGCTTTTGCCCTGAGCCGAGCACAGCCTCCCGAGCTCAGACCAGATTTATCACCCTATCAAAATGCTTGGAAG GCACTCACAGCGCCGGGAAGGTATTACCTGTATATGAGATCCTATGCGGACGAGCCATTCTACGGACCCAACAGCAAGTGCGTATTCAACGAACTAATTTCTGTTAACGACAAGGAAAACTACACAACAAACATTTTTGGAACAACGGATCCAAAGGATGGCTCAGT GAGGAACCGAACTGCGTACGCATGGGCACGTGCTTCGGATGGCTATGACACTCCAAACGTTATTGAATCATCCTCCTCGCTCG AAAAAGATTTTGTCCTGGAGTTTGTGGTGGCCTTTTCCGAGTACGATAACTGCGACATCCTGAGGCTCCCGCACCGTAGAGATG GTTGCGAACTCTGGGCGAAAGCAGGTGAAGTCGACAAGGTCAAGTCGCTCTGCTTCTTCGTGTTCCACTTGCTCTGTGGGCCGGAAAAGCACATCGTGTACGACAAAAATTTGtgcgaaaaaaaataa